One genomic segment of Ipomoea triloba cultivar NCNSP0323 chromosome 9, ASM357664v1 includes these proteins:
- the LOC116030737 gene encoding cytochrome P450 76A2-like encodes MGSLLLFIILLLPPLMFLVFFPRKSSKSYKLPPGPRGLPVIGNMLDLGPELHKTMAGLKQVYGPVVWLRIGTINTMVIQTVEAATELFKNHDVSFADRRIGDVNRSNNYADASLALAPYGAFWRVLRRICSSEMFTGRKMNDTAGIRRKSVDDMLMWVEKEGHGGSVEVARFAFLASFNMLGNVVLSRDLADPEAEVTSEFFNAMTRIMELSGRPNISDIFPCLRLLDLQGLRRKMGRETGITMGIASSFLKERMKEGANDDRENPKDFLSVLLEFKGKGKDEPEKLSEHEILVLILEMFLAGTETTSSTVEWAMSELLRNPEAMEKARAEISKVVGSDKKFEESDIDNLPYLQAVVKETFRLHPPLPFLLPRKAVQDTKFMGYDVPKDTQVLVNVWAIGRDPECWEDPLTFKPERFLGSNIDVKGQHFELIPFGAGRRICVGLPLGHRMTHFVLGSLLHQFDWEVEQSVDPKTMDMRDRVGTTLRKLQPLKAIPRKRVIGN; translated from the exons ATGGGGTCTCTTCTTCTATTCATTATCCTTTTATTACCACCattgatgttcttggtgttttTCCCAAGAAAATCATCAAAATCCTATAAGCTACCTCCGGGGCCCCGGGGCCTGCCGGTTATAGGCAACATGCTAGACCTAGGACCCGAACTGCACAAAACAATGGCAGGTCTGAAACAAGTGTACGGCCCCGTTGTTTGGCTAAGGATAGGCACCATAAACACCATGGTTATCCAGACCGTGGAGGCCGCTACGGAGCTGTTCAAGAACCACGACGTCTCCTTCGCGGATCGCAGAATCGGCGACGTCAACAGGAGCAACAATTACGCCGACGCCTCTCTGGCGCTGGCCCCCTACGGGGCGTTCTGGCGGGTGCTACGGCGGATCTGCAGCTCCGAGATGTTCACTGGCCGGAAAATGAACGACACGGCGGGTATTAGGAGAAAGAGCGTCGACGACATGCTTATGTGGGTTGAGAAAGAAGGGCATGGGGGTAGTGTTGAAGTGGCGCGTTTCGCTTTCCTGGCGTCGTTTAACATGCTGGGGAACGTCGTGTTGTCGCGTGACTTAGCGGATCCTGAGGCCGAGGTAACCTCGGAGTTCTTCAATGCCATGACGAGAATCATGGAGCTGTCGGGGCGTCCCAATATCTCCGACATCTTCCCTTGTCTTAGGTTGCTTGATTTGCAGGGGTTGAGAAGGAAGATGGGTCGCGAGACCGGGATAACAATGGGAATCGCTTCGTCGTTCTTGAAGGAACGCATGAAAGAAGGAGCTAATGATGACAGAGAAAATCCGAAAGATTTCTTGAGCGTACTGCTTGAATTCAAGGGCAAAGGAAAGGACGAACCGGAGAAGTTATCAGAACATGAAATTCTTGTACTCATACTG GAGATGTTTTTAGCGGGCACAGAAACGACAAGCAGCACGGTCGAGTGGGCAATGTCGGAGCTTCTGAGGAACCCCGAAGCAATGGAGAAGGCGAGAGCAGAGATTTCAAAGGTGGTCGGATCAGACAAGAAATTCGAGGAGAGTGACATCGACAACCTGCCATATCTACAAGCAGTGGTGAAGGAGACATTTCGTCTACATCCTCCGCTCCCTTTCCTGCTACCAAGAAAAGCAGTTCAGGACACGAAGTTCATGGGATACGACGTGCCAAAAGACACGCAAGTGTTGGTGAATGTTTGGGCAATTGGAAGAGACCCAGAATGTTGGGAAGACCCATTGACGTTCAAGCCTGAGAGGTTTCTTGGCTCAAATATTGACGTAAAGGGACAACATTTTGAGCTGATACCCTTTGGGGCTGGTCGGAGAATCTGTGTTGGGCTTCCGTTAGGCCACCGTATGACTCACTTCGTCCTGGGGTCGTTGCTCCACCAATTCGACTGGGAAGTTGAGCAGTCTGTTGATCCCAAAACTATGGATATGAGGGACAGGGTGGGAACCACATTGAGAAAGCTCCAACCTTTGAAAGCAATACCAAGAAAGCGTGTGATTGGAAATTAA